In Candidatus Woesearchaeota archaeon, a single genomic region encodes these proteins:
- a CDS encoding methyltransferase domain-containing protein — MTDTKRNKQTAQRPTQQPIRHPSTPRSQAALSYLLSHIPSFDHPRTDLEQHPTPPSIAAELLWHAHMRGLLRSATVIDLGCGTGIFGIGAALLGAARVHFVDIDPGALSKAQEAAANLSAAIPPSTRLTFFQGDVQTFQEQGDILFQNPPFGTKRRHADTHFLEAAARLAPRLYTLHLASTQRFVQTKLATLGYHVTETFTFTIPLKNTHAHHAKPKHLVQVTCFAAEKTKQDGSQDARRP, encoded by the coding sequence ATGACTGATACGAAGAGAAACAAGCAAACAGCACAACGACCAACCCAGCAGCCAATCCGCCATCCTTCAACGCCACGCAGCCAAGCAGCGCTCTCCTACCTCCTCTCCCACATCCCCTCCTTTGACCACCCAAGGACGGATCTAGAACAGCACCCCACGCCGCCAAGCATCGCAGCAGAACTCCTCTGGCACGCCCACATGCGAGGCCTCCTCCGTTCTGCAACAGTCATTGATCTAGGATGCGGAACCGGCATATTTGGCATCGGAGCCGCGCTCCTCGGAGCAGCAAGGGTGCATTTCGTTGACATTGACCCAGGCGCGCTTTCCAAAGCACAAGAAGCAGCAGCCAACCTCTCCGCCGCAATCCCCCCATCAACCCGCCTCACGTTCTTCCAAGGCGATGTCCAAACCTTCCAAGAACAAGGCGACATACTCTTCCAAAACCCTCCTTTCGGAACAAAACGCCGCCACGCGGACACCCACTTCCTTGAAGCCGCGGCAAGACTCGCACCCAGACTATACACCCTCCATCTCGCCTCTACGCAACGATTCGTCCAAACAAAACTGGCAACCCTTGGCTATCACGTAACAGAAACGTTCACCTTCACCATACCACTCAAAAACACCCACGCCCACCACGCCAAACCAAAACACCTTGTTCAGGTGACTTGCTTTGCAGCCGAAAAAACCAAGCAAGACGGATCGCAAGACGCTCGCCGGCCTTAA
- a CDS encoding DNA-directed RNA polymerase subunit L, translating into MEIHVKEDSKKRAVFSVRGADHTTCNILKVALQKEKGVTIATYSVKHPLVDDPLFIIETNGTVSPKQAIHKAVASIIAENKKTDAEFKKAS; encoded by the coding sequence ATGGAAATCCACGTAAAAGAAGACAGCAAAAAACGGGCGGTATTCTCTGTTCGCGGCGCGGACCATACCACGTGCAACATTCTAAAAGTTGCGCTGCAAAAAGAAAAAGGCGTTACCATTGCAACCTACTCCGTCAAGCACCCGCTCGTCGACGACCCGCTCTTCATTATTGAAACGAACGGAACGGTCTCGCCCAAACAAGCCATCCATAAAGCCGTCGCGTCCATCATTGCAGAAAACAAAAAAACCGACGCGGAATTCAAGAAGGCAAGCTAA